The following proteins are encoded in a genomic region of Pseudomonas saponiphila:
- a CDS encoding SIR2 family NAD-dependent protein deacylase produces MEFDPQYLAQAPHLVVFTGAGVSAESGIPTFRDALSGLWEHFDPAQLATPQAFRANPALVWGWYEWRRRKMLQAQPNPAHLAIAELARRVPRLTLITQNVDDLHERAGSPSVLHLHGSLHTPQCFACNRPFKGKLPCPDLPEQGGSLEPPRCSGCNGKIRPGVVWFGESLPQAILKAAFQAADDCDLLLSVGTSGLVQPAAQIPQRALQQGARVVHINPQPQECRAPQEYSLTGPAGQLLPQLVQRAFA; encoded by the coding sequence ATGGAGTTCGATCCCCAATACCTGGCCCAGGCCCCGCATCTGGTGGTATTCACTGGCGCCGGCGTCTCGGCGGAAAGTGGCATCCCGACCTTTCGCGACGCCCTCAGCGGCCTCTGGGAGCACTTCGACCCGGCACAGCTGGCCACGCCACAGGCCTTCCGCGCCAACCCGGCGCTGGTCTGGGGCTGGTATGAATGGCGGCGCCGGAAAATGCTCCAGGCCCAGCCCAACCCGGCGCACCTGGCGATAGCCGAACTGGCGCGCCGGGTGCCGCGCCTGACCCTGATCACCCAGAACGTCGACGACCTGCACGAGCGCGCCGGCAGCCCATCGGTGCTGCACCTGCATGGCAGCCTGCATACACCGCAATGCTTTGCCTGCAACCGCCCGTTCAAGGGAAAACTGCCCTGCCCCGATCTGCCGGAACAAGGTGGCAGCCTGGAGCCACCGCGGTGCAGCGGCTGCAACGGCAAGATCCGCCCCGGGGTGGTGTGGTTCGGTGAATCCTTGCCGCAGGCGATCCTCAAGGCCGCCTTCCAGGCGGCCGACGACTGCGACCTGCTGCTGTCGGTGGGCACCTCGGGGCTGGTGCAACCGGCGGCGCAGATCCCCCAACGGGCCCTGCAACAGGGGGCCAGGGTGGTGCACATCAATCCGCAGCCCCAGGAGTGCCGCGCGCCGCAGGAGTACAGCCTGACGGGCCCGGCCGGCCAGCTTCTGCCGCAACTCGTGCAGCGAGCCTTCGCCTGA
- a CDS encoding response regulator: MCPASSVSPDATSRLILVVEDEPTVLEFLCEILQDEGFATRAMDSADRAWDFLQEHAADVALLLTDISMPGTLNGASLSNLCAERWPSLPIVVMSGFETPESSGVRYPVSFIRKPWTIGQILDCVAGALKSAQG; the protein is encoded by the coding sequence ATGTGCCCAGCCTCGTCCGTCAGCCCCGACGCCACCTCTCGCTTGATCCTGGTGGTGGAGGATGAACCGACGGTGCTGGAGTTCCTGTGCGAGATTCTGCAGGACGAGGGGTTTGCCACCCGGGCCATGGACAGTGCCGATCGAGCCTGGGACTTTTTGCAGGAGCATGCGGCGGACGTGGCCCTGTTGCTGACCGATATCAGCATGCCCGGCACGCTCAACGGCGCCAGCCTGAGCAACCTGTGCGCTGAACGCTGGCCGTCGCTGCCGATCGTGGTGATGTCGGGTTTCGAAACCCCCGAGAGTTCCGGGGTGCGCTATCCGGTGTCCTTCATCCGCAAGCCCTGGACCATCGGCCAGATCCTCGACTGCGTGGCAGGCGCGTTGAAATCGGCCCAGGGTTGA